In Kutzneria kofuensis, the DNA window CGGAAGCCGCGCTGCACGGCGTGATCGGCGTCCTGTTCGGACTGATCATCGGCATCCCGCACGCGTGGCTGGCGGTGCTGTCACTCGGCCTCGGCGCGCCACTCACCGTGCCGGTGCCGACGCTGCTGGGAGCCGGTGCTGGCCTGGTCGTGCTGACGATGACCGCCGGCTTGCTGCCCGCGCGGCGGGCAGCCCGGGAAAGCCCGGTCACGGCGATGCGGGTCGACTGACCCTCACAGGTCGGGCAGCGGGTCCGGCGGCAGCTCGCCGGCCCCGCGCTCCAGGTCGGCGGCGTTGACCACGGCGATGTACTCCTCGTCCAGTTCGTAGCTGAAGCCGCCGAGCGTGAACCGCGCGCCCAGGTGCGTCTCGACCGGGCCGAGCCGGGTCTGCCTCGGGAACTCCGCCTCCAGCGTCTTGGGCACGGTCCGGCTCCAGTGCCCGGTGGACAGCACCTTCAGCGCTTTGTCGCTGACGACGACCAGCACGTACGGCCGCGAGCTCGTCGACAGCACCGCCGGGAAGATGTAGCGGATCTCGTCGTCGGGGTCGAGGAACGTGCGGGCGGCGGCGCGTACTTTCTCGGAGACCGGCATGACGGGAGCGTAGAGCCGTGCCAGGCTGTGTGTCGTGGAAACCGTGCCGAACTTCCGTCAGGTCGTCCTCGACACCACCGACGCCCGCGGGCTGGCCGAGTTCTACCGTCAGCTCCTCGGCCTGCACTACCGGCCGGGCGATGAGCCGCCGGCGGCCGGCGAGCCCGACCCGCTCGGCCGCGACTGGCTGGTGCTGCGCAACCCCGGTGGCGCACAGATCGCGTTCCAGCAGGTGGACGAGCTGCCCGAGGCCACGTGGCCGGAGGGCGAGCACCCGCAGCAGCTGCACCTCGACCTGACCGTGCCGACTGTCGAGGACCTCGCCGCCGTGCACGACAACGCGCTGCGGCTCGGGGCCCGGCTGCTGCTCGACCGGTCGAAGGATCCGCAGGAGCCGCTGTACGTGTACGCCGACCCGTCCGGGCACCCGTTCTGCGTGTTCGTCGCCCCGAACTAGGGACCGGCCACCCTGACGGCCTTGTCCGACGCGGCCATCAGCCACGGCTGCTCGTCGGTGCCCTGCCCGAGGTTCACGTAGAGCGCAATGGCGTGGACCAGATAGCGGTGGTGATGGCCGATGTAGCCGTACTGCTCGGCGTTGTTGAAGGCGTCCCAGGAGGCGTCGCACACGGAGGCCCCGGGGCCGTCGTTCGGGCACTGCACACCCCAGTCGCCGCTGTGCGTGCCGCGCAGGGCGTCGTGCGCGGAGGCGGCCGCCTGGACGTCGGGTAGGGGCGCGACGGCGACCCACACCATGATGTGGTTGCCGGTGTCGAGGTAGCTGCCGCTGATCAGCTTCTCGCAGCCGGCCTTGGCCAGGATGCCGGCGACCTCGTCGGTCTCCCACGGGTTGCCGCAGTCGTTCCGCACGCCGGCGGACCGCAGCGTGTAGGTGACGTCCTTGTCGTCGGTGAACTGGTCGGGCAGCAGGGCGGCGGCGGTGAGCGGGGTGTCGTCGGTGCCGCTCGCGTCGAGCGATGCCGTGTCGGCCGTGGTGGTGGTCGGCTCCTCGGTGGTCGTTGTCGTCGTCTCGGTGGTTGTCGTGGTCTCGGTGGTCGTGTCGGCGATGTACTCGTGGGTGGTGGTCGTGGGGGAGGAGGCCGGCGTCGAGTCGTGGGAGTTGGCCGCGACGATGACGACGATCAGGACCACGGCGATGAGCGTCAGAATGCCGCCGGCCGCGGGGGAGAAAGCCGGCGGACGCGGGGCCGGCGCGGTGGTGGCCGGCTGCTCGTTGGTCGGCTGCGGCGGTTCCAGCGCGGCCAACGCCTCGGGGATGGCCGGCTCGTCGGCGAGGAGCCGGGCGATCAACTCCTCCAGCACGCCCTCCCCGACGGCGAGCCGCAGCGTCTCACCGAGCGCACGGAGATCGCCGGCCGGAGTCGCCTCGGCCACCGGGAAGCCGGCGAGCAGCGCCTCGCCGGTGCCGGCCAACAACACCGTGGCGGCGGAGATGCCCCCGTGCGCCACCCCGGCCGCGTGCACGGAAGCCAAGGCGGACAACAGGTCCCGAGCTACGCGGCCGGCGGCATCCGAGTCCAGCGGCCCGTACGCGTCGACGTCGTCGGCCAGTGAACGGCCCTCGACCAGCCGCGACACCGCCCACGACCGCTCCCCGTCGGTGACTATCTCGTCGGGGAACACCAGATTCGGGTTGGCACGTAAGGAAAGCGGCCAGGAACAAGCCGTGCCGGCGACCTCGGTGAGCATGACGTCGCCGGACGCGCGCCAGCGGCCCGGCCCGAGCACGGCGACGAGCCGGTAGCGACCGCCGACGACCTGGCCCACCTCCACCGGCGTCAGTCCTGGCCGCCGGAGCCGCGGGCCTGGGTCACGCGGTTGAACGTGCGCGCGACGGCGTTGGCGCCGACGGCGATGCTCTTCGCGTCGATCTTGCCCTCGCCGGTGACGTAGATGCCGTTGTTCGTGATCATCGTCGTCCGCTCGACCAGCTCGCTGGTGTCGATGTTGTGGTCGTCCAGGAACCGGGTGAGCGCGTCCATCACCCGCCGCTCCGCCAGCTTCCCGTACATCTCCCGGTCCAGCTGCTGGAAGTAGCGGTGGTACCGGGTGTCGGCCGCCTGCTCGCGCAGGCTCTGCCCGGCGCCGTAGTTGAACGACCGGTCCTGGGTGATCTCCCGCGCCTCCCGGCGCAGCTTGCCCGGCCGGCCCAGGGCGGCCAGCGGCACCGCGACCGTGCGGAAGAAGCCGCCGAACAGGGCCGGCACCGCCTTGATCAGGCTCACCGACGCCACCCGGCTCACCTGGCGCCACGTCGGCCGGCCGAGCAACCGGTCCACCACCAGGTAGTCCTGCCGCATCGGCGGCAGCAGCGAGTAGTTCGCCTCCACGAACAGCATGTCCTTCTGCGGCAACAGGGCGAACCGCAGGAACATCGTCACCACCAGCTGGCCGCTCCAGCCGCCGATGCGCACCACGAGGTACGGCCGCGCCCGGCTCTTGGGGTTCTCCTGCAGCCGGGAGAACAAGGCAGCGTCCACACGGGACACCGGGGCGGCCAGCTCGTCCGGCAGCACCGCCTGCTGCACCTCGGGTTCGAAGCCGTGCAACAGATCCAGCCCGTTGACGAACAGCCGGTCCTCGACCACGATCCCGGGCAGGCCCAGCTGCCGCACGTCGTCGGCGACGAAGTCGTGCACCTCCTGCACGGCGAACGGCACGACCTTCTTGCCCTCCGCGGGTTTGGCCACGTTGAGCGTGAACGACCACTTCTCGGCCGGCTGCCCGTAGCCGACGAACGGCGAGTAGGCGGCGAACACCGTGACATTGCCCCGGTCCCGGGCGCCGATCTCGGCCAGCCGCCGCCGATCGCGCGGGTTGTCCGGCTCGGGGGCCTTCGCCGGATCGAACGTCGTGCGCCCCAGGTGGGCCGCGACCACGCCGTAGTGGGCGACCAGCGACTCCACGAACACCGTGAGCCACGCGCCGAGGCCCAGCGGGATGATCCAGCCGAAGGCCACCAGGGGCGACCGGAGGAACATGATCAGGAAGATCAGCAGGATCAGGCCGAGCAGCCCGTCCCGTAGCAGATGTCGTTGCCGCGCGGCCAGCCCGTACTTGAGCACGGTGACCAGGTCGACACCGGGCGACGAGGCGATGGCGCGGTGCTGCTCGTGCAGGATTCCGCGCAGCGCCTTGTCGTTGAGGCTCGGACTGAGCTGCACCGCCGCGCACAGGTAGCGCGTCGCGTCCCGGGCGAACCCGGCGGTGCCGGCAGGGGCGGACGCGGCGGAGGTCGGGCCGGCGGGGCCCGCCCCGGAGAGGTCGATCACCCGCTTCGCGCCGCAGCGCTCGCACACCAGGAAGTTGCTCGGATTGTCCCAGCCGCACCGCTGGCACGTCATGTCGTCACCTGACCTGTCGTCAGTCCATGTACTCGACGGGAATGGTCCGGTAGCCCTCGGCCACCGTCGGGATCTGCATCTCCTCCGCGCGCGAGGACGCCACCAGCGAGTTCAGCAGGCTGTTGATCGCCTGCGTGAGGGCCTCGTCCTGCCGGGTCCCCTCCTCGGCGTAGAACGCGGCCTTGGTGGCGACCTTGGCCAGCACCTCGCTCTGCACGGTGCCGAAGCCGTAGGTGATCACGTGCGGATGCCGCTTCCAGGCGGGATCCACCAGCTTCTTGAACGCCGCCTCCCAGCCGGGCTCGGTGGGCTGCCCGTCGGTCAGGAAGAACATCGCCGGCCGCAGCACCGCCCGGCCGCGCGCGTTGAGCGCGGCCACGTCGATGTCGATGCGGGCCCGCACCAGGTCGAACGCGGCGCGGTAGTCGGTGTTGCCGCTGCACACCACCTCCGGCATGGCCGGGATCAGCTCCAGGTCGGTCATCTCGATCACCAGCTGCGCCGACGAGGAGAAGGCGATGATCGACATGTGCGCGAACTCGGACACCCGCGGGCTGTCGGCCAGCTTGCGGTGCAACCGGTCCAGCGTCCGGTTGACCATGTCCTGGTACGGCGTCATCGAGTGCGACGCGTCGATGACCAGGTAGGTCGGCAGGCACTTCTGCCGCATCGAGTACGGGACGTCGTCCACCCGGGCCTCCTTCTAGTGCGCGAGAGCGGCGATCACGAAGATCGCCAGGATCAGCAGCAGCACGACCACAACGGCGACCACGCCCTGCCGGGACTCGGCCGGCGTGGGTTCGGCGTCGGGCGGCTGCTCGGGTTCCTTGGGGGCGCTGACGATCGGACGCGGCGGCAGCGCGATCCGTTCCGGCCTGGGCCCGAAACTGACGTACAGGCCGCCGGCGATCACCGTGGCCAGGTCGGACAGCGAGGGCCGGCGCTCGCGGTCCGTGCTGAGCAGGATGTCGAGCAGGACCTCCCGCAGCCCGCGGTTGCCCAGCCCGTCCGAGTCGGCCAAGGCGTTGAGCGCCAACGGAAGTTCCCGTTCGCCGGTGAGGCAGCGGGTGACGAGCAGGGCGACCCGGTAGCGGTCGGTGCAGGCGTCGGCGAGCATCGGCCGCCGGGTCAGCGGATCGTCCCAGTTGGGTTGGAAGATGTTCGGCACGGGGCCCGGCCCGCAGCCGTCGATGTCGATCACGAACACGGAACCGTCGGTGTCGCACCAGAAGGCGTTGGAGTAGGACCAGTCGGAGTAGACGAGCTCGTGCCGCTCCAGCGCCGCCGCGACGTCGACCAGGTTGCGGCAGATGGACAAGCGGTCCGCCCGGGTCGGCACGGTCAGGCCGCGGCGGACGAAGAGGTGGTCGGGCTTGGCCAGCCAGTCGATCTCCCGCCACACGCCGTCGTCGCGCCGGAACCGGTCCGGCGCGGTCGGAATCACGCAGCCCAGCGTCTTCTCGTCGGCGGCGATCCGGGCGACCGGCCACGACGTGGCGTCGCGCAGCAGACCGTCGACGGGTAACGCGATCAGGTCGTCCAGGCGTTTCGCGTCGGCCGCGCCGCCGGGCGTCCGGTAGAGCTTGGCCAGCCAGCCGGGATGATCGTCGAGCGGGTGGATGCCGGTGCTCTGGCCGGCGGCGTCGCTGATCGTCCCGGCGAGCGGCCCGATCTCGTCGAGGGTGACCACCGCGGGCAGGCGCCAGGTCATGGTGACACCCACACCGCCACGGCGGTGCGATCGTCCTGGAAGCTCTCCGCGTCATAGCCGACGTCGTCGATGAAGGCGGTGGAGGAGGGCGGAGTGGCCCAGCTGCGGGCGAAGTACCGGTTGGCCTCGGGCAGGGTGGCCAGCGCGTCGCCGACGCCGTCGGTCACGATGGCGACGACCGAGCCCGTGCCCAGCCGAACGGCCGCCGTGGCAACGGCATGCGGGCCGTCCGGCAGCACGTTGGCGACGACGTTCGACTCCAGGCCGCCGCTGGACCGCTTCCTGTCACCCGCGACGAAGATCCATTCGTTGTCCCGTAACAGCCACACCGACGCGTCGCCGACCCAGGCCACCCACATCTCGCGGTCCCACCCGGCCGGTCCGGCCGGGATGATCGCGGTGACCAGGGCGGTGTAGACGTCGGCATTGCGTAGGTTCCGGGTGGCGGCGGCCTCCGCCATCTGGGCGGCGATGCCGCCGTAGACCTCCAGCCACGCGATGGTGTCGGCCCGATTGAGCCGCTCCCGCAACAGGTTCACGGCCGCGCTGGCCGCCACCGTCGCTCCCAGTTCCGCGAACGCGCTGCTGGACACGCCGTCCGCGACCGCGACGACAAGGTGTTGGCCGGCGTCGTCCCGTCCCAGACGGTAGGCGTCCTGACGGGGCGAGACGGGTTCCTCGCAGCGGTGTCCCGGACCGATCACCGACGCCGCTCGCACGGTCAGGTCGCCCAGCCGCCCCTCGTCCGCCGCGATGCCGGGGTAGACGGCGTGCGGCGACAGCAACCACGGCAGCGCCTGCGCCTTGCTGCCCCGGCCGAACCGGGGCGACACCTGTTCGTTCAGCGGTGGCGGCGGTTCCACCGGCACGGGAACGGGCGGGGGCTCGATGATCGGGGCCGGCGCCGGCTCGGGTTCCTCGCGTGCGCTCCACAGCACTATGCCGCCCAGGACCGCCGCGACCAGGGCGAGCATCCCGACCGCGAGTCGGGTCAGCAGGGACGGTGGGTAGCACAGCTCCAGTACCGCCGCGACGATCACCAGAGCGGCCCACCACACACGGGTAGGTGCCGGGAACACGACAGCACGATAACCACGGGAAACAGCCGCCGTGGTGATGTTCGACCGATTGTTCAACCGATTGGGCGCAGGCAGAACGTCCGGCTATAACACGGAAATCCGGCCCGTTCTCCCGGAAAACAGGGACAGGAGCGTGACCATCCGACCGGGCCGGACGGGATGTCTCGCCGGCCGTCGTGGCGACGCGGTCGCCACGACGGCCGGCGGCGAGATCACCGGCGGCTGAACAGCTTCTCCAACACGGCGCCGGCCATCACGCAGTAGCCGGCCCGGTTCGGGTGGATGTTCGGGCCGACCGGCGGCGGCTGGCACATGAACGTGTCCTGGCAGATCGTGGCCACGTTGCGCGGAATGCCGTTCGCGCCCGGGGTGAAGTCGGTGGTGTGGAAAGCGGTCTCCACGTCCGCCACCGGCACGCCGTACCTGCCGTACGCGGCGGCGAGTACGCCGTTGACCTGCTGCGTCAACGGCACGGACTGGCGGGCCAGCTGCTGCCCGGCCTCGCCCTGCAGGAACGTGGCGAGGAACGGGTCGTACAGGTTGAGGCCGACGAACTCGGCCCGCGGCGCGGCGGCCCGGAGGCGGTCGACGATCACCGGCAGGTTGGCCTGGATCGCCCCGATGCCCTGGGTGACGCAGTTCAGGTCGATTCCGGTCGGCGTCGCGCAGTTCTCCACGTCCGTCGCGCCGATCACGACCGACACCAGCGCGACCTGTCCCTTGTGGGCGGACAGGAAGTTCACCGCGGCGTCCAGTTGCGACTTCGCGCCAGGGTACGCGCACACCCCGCCGTTGATCATGCTGGTGGTGGTCTCGGCCGGGCAGCCGAGTTCGGTCAGCCGCAGGCCGTGCGCGATGTCGCGGTCGAAGCCCTGATCGGTCGGGCGGCTGACGCCCTGGGCGTCCGGCTGGACGCCCACCGACAGCGAATCGCCGAGCGACAGGTAGATCGGGGCGCTGGACGCCGTGGCCGTCGCCCCCGACGCGAGCACCAGCGCGGCGGCCGTCGCCGACGCCAGCAGCCATCTCTTGACCATGAAAACTCCATTCAGCGCAAGTGATGGCGACGCTAGGTGTGGGCCGGACGGCCGGCAAGGAAAGGGACGCAGATGGCAGTTCCCTATGCACGGACGGCCAATCGCAGGGGCTTTGCGGGCACACCTGTTCCGGTGATCCGTCACCGCGTGACGGCGAGCTCCGGGGTCGGGGCCACGGTGTGCACCACCGGCACCGCGAGGGCCGCCAGCGCAACGACTTCCGTGAATGCGAGGCCGCGTTCCATCAGGCCCAACGGGATGATCTCCCACCAGTCGCCGCCGATCGCCGCGCCCTCCGCCTCGCCCCTCCTGCCCCACGGCCCTCGACGCGGTCGCCCCTCCGTAGCCAGCAACCCGGTGCCGCACAACCACGGATCCGGACATCGCGCTGTCCGGATCCGCTCGTTTTCTTGACTCATTCCAGAAAGAGTGGTGGGGTGGCAGGGACCCCAGGGAGGCGTGATGGCTTTCGAAGAGAACACCAAGCCGCTGACGACCGCGGCCGGCGCACCGGTCGCCGACAACCAGAACAGCCTGACGGCCGGACCGCGCGGGCCGATGCTGCTGCAGGACCTGTGGTTCCTGGAGAAACTCGCGCACTTCGACCGGGAGGTGATCCCGGAGCGGCGGATGCACGCGAAGGGCTCGGGCGCGTTCGGCACGTTCCGCGTCACGGGGGACATCACCCGCTACACCAAGGCGGCGCTGTTCGACAAGATCGGCAACGAGTGCGAGGTGTTCCTGCGGTTCTCCACCGTCGCGGGCGAGCGCGGCGCGGCCGACGCGGAGCGAGACATCCGCGGCTTCGCAGTCCGCTTCTACACGCCGGAGGGGAACTGGGACGTCGTCGGCAACAACACGCCGGTCTTCTTCTTCCGCGACCCACTGAAGTTCCCGGACCTCAACCGGGCCGTGAAGCGCGACCCCCGCACCAACCTGCGCGATCCGGAGAACAACTGGGGCTTCTGGGTGAACCTGCCCGAGGCGCTGCACCAGGTCACCATTGTGATGAGCGACCGCGGGATCCCCAGGTCCTACCGGCACATGCACGGCTTCGGCTCGCACACGTTCAGCCTGATCAACGCCGACGGCGAGCGGCACTGGGTGAAGTTCCACTTCCGCACGCGGCAGGGCATCGAGAACCTGACCGACGAGGAGGCGGGCCGGGTCATCGCCGGCGACCGCGAGTCACACCAGCGCGACCTGTACGAGGCGATCGAGCGCGGCGACCATCCCAAGTGGACGCTGTGCGTGCAGGTCATGCCCGAGGCCGACGCGGCCGGCTACCGCTTCCATCCGTTCGACCTGACGAAGGTGTGGAGCAAGAAGGACTATCCGCTGATCGAGGTCGGCGAGTTGACCCTCGACCGCAACCCCGACAACTACTTCGCCGACGTCGAGCAGGCCGCGTTCACGCCGGCCAACCTCGTGCCCGGCATCTCGTTCAGCCCGGACCGGATGCTGCAGGGCCGGCTGTTCTCCTACGGCGACGCCGCGCGCTACCGGCTCGGCGTGAACCACCACCAGATTCCGGTGAACCACCCCCGGGCGGCGGCGCTGGTCAACACCTATCACCGCGACGGCGCGATGCGCGTCGACGGCAACCAGGGCGGCGTGCCCGGCATCGAGCCGAACAACTTCGGCCGTTGGGCCGAGCAGCCCGCCTACGCCGACCCGCCGCAGGCCGTCGGCGCCACCGCCGACCGGTTCGACTTCCGGGCCGACGACGACAACTACTACCAGCAGCCCGGCGACCTGTTCCGCCTGATGACCGGCGACCAGCAGCAGGTGCTGTTCGACAACACCGCCCGTGCCATCAAGGGCGCGCGCCGGGAGACGATCGAGAAGCACATCGCCAACTGCGCCAAGGCCGATCCCGCCTACGGGGACGGCGTCCGCAAGGCGTGCGAGGCGATCGGCGCGCTCTGAGCACCCTCGGCGTGCACGGACAACATGTCGGCGATGGCCCGGTTCGCCGGCGCCGGCACGCCGAGGGCGCGGGCGCGGTCGACGACGTCACCGCTGAGCCACGGGACTTCCAACCGGTTGCCGCGCTCCAGGTCGTGGTGCATCGAGGACGTCATCGTCTCGGCGACCGTGTCCACGAACGCCATCCGGTCCTCGGCGTAGTCGGCCGGTAGCTCGACCCCGGCGGCCCGGGCGACCTGCACGACCTCGTCCATCACGTCGTGCAGGAAAGCCCGGGACCGCGGGTTGGCGCGGATCGGGCCGATCGGCGTGCGGGCCAGGCTGGTGGTGCCGGACAGGCCGACCAGGAACACGAACTTCTCCCAGATCGTGCGCTCGATGTCCGGGCTCACCTCGACGTCGATGCCACTGTCCGCGCAGGCGTTCCGAAACGCCTCGACCCGCGCCGACGGCATGCCGTCGTACTCGCCGAACACCAGTCGCTGCAACGTGTTGGCATGCTTGATCACGCCCGGCTCGGCGATGGTCGCCGCGATGTAGCAGACGCCGCCGAGCACGTGCTCGGGCCCGAGGACCCGGCGCAGGATGTCGTCCTTCACCACGCCGTTCTGGAACGACACCACCGCCGTCCCGGGGCGCAGCAGCGGCCGGATCTGCTCGGCGGCGTGCTCGGTGTCCCACAGCTTCACGCCGAACAGCACCAGGTCGACGGGTTCGAGTTCAGCCGGGTCGTCGGTGGCCACGATCTCGGCCAGGTGCAGATCGCCCAGCGGGCTCTCCACCCGCAACCCCTTGGCACGCAGGGCTTCCAGCTGCGCACCGCGGGCGATGAACGCCACGTCGTGCCCGCCGGCGGCCAGCCTCGCCCCGAAGTAGCCGCCGACCCCGCCCGTGCCCATCACCGCGATCCGCATGTGCCCTCCACTCCCTCCGTACTGCCACCGTAGGCGATGGCGGCCCCGACGACGGCAGGGGCTGCCGGTGCGGCATTTCACGTGCCGAGGCCGGCCACCCCGAAGCCCACCGAGAAGCGTTCGCACCACACCAGGACGCTCTTGTACCGCGAGACGTCGGTCCCCGCCGGCACCTCGTAGACCTCGTTGCCGTTGGTCGCCTTCAACGCCCCCAGATCCAGTTGGCCGTCCCGGCCGAACGTGGAATCCCCGGCGTCCGGCGCCTTGTCCGTCAGCCAGACATGCACCGCCGGGCCGTCGCTCGTGCTGAAGTTCCGCAGCTGCACCACGTACCGGCCGTCCGCGCCCCGCGCCACCTCGGCCTGGCCGCTCGTCGGGTGCGCCAGCGACCGGAACGTGCCCTTCGCCACCGGCGCGTCCGCCAGCTTCTCGTTGATCGTGCTGCTGGTGAACAGTCGCCACGGCTGGAACGCCCACAGCCCCACGCCGACCAGGACGATCACCGCCACCGCCGCAGGAACCACGATCTTGCGCCGTGCCAGGAGCGCACGCATCCAACCACCTCACCCGCCGGGGGCGGCCCCGCCGGCCGGCCCTCTGCCCCTGCAACGACGGCCGGGCGGCGGCATGATCCCGTTCGGACCTTACGAGGCGGTGACGTCCTGTTTGGACGCTTCCCGGACCGCCGGCACGATCTCGTTGGCCCAGCGGCCGAGGGAGAGCGCGTCGGGAGTGCCGCCCTCCGGCGAGAACAGCATGAAGCCCGACGCGCCGTGATCCACGATGGCCGTGGTCAGTTCCTCGATCCACTGCTCGGTGGAACCGCCGATCCAGCGGCCGTCACCGTCGCGGGTGGCGGCCAGCGGCTGGTCGGTGATGCGGCCGGGGAAGTTGAACACGGTGCGGATCTCGCGCGGGTCGCGGCCGGCCTTGACGGCCGCCTCGTCGATTATCGGGCGCGAGCGGCGGTACCGGTCGCTGAGCCAGTCCGCGGCGTGGCCGGGGAGCCAACCGTCGGCGACCCGACCGGTGGCGGCGAGGGACTTGGCCCCGACGGAGCCGGTCCACACCGGCGGCGCCGCGACCGGGGCCGGCTCGATCTGGTCCACGCGGTAGTGCCGGCCGGTGAAGCTGACCGGCTCTCCACCGCCGGACAGCGCCTTGACCAGCGTGATCGCCTCCTCGAACGCGTCCACGGCGTCGCCGGGGGACAGGCGGGGCACGCCCATGTCGGCGATCCGGTCCCACAGCCCGCCCGCGCCCATGCCGAGCACGATGCGGCCGTCGGAGAGCGCCGAGAGCGTCGTCACCGCCCGGGCCAGCATCGGGGCCGGCCTGGTCGGCAGGTTGGTGACGTTGGCAAAGCCCGCCAGGCGTTCCGTGCGGCCGAGGACGTACCCGATCGTGGCGTACGCGTCCAGGCGCTCGGCCAGGTAGGGGTGGTCCGACAGCGAGAAGAGGTCGAGCCCGGCGCGGTCGGCCTCCTGGGCCATCCGCAGCAGTTCCGCCCGCTCGTCGATGCGGCTGTGCGCGCCGAACCCGAAAACAACATCCGTTGAAACCATGACGGCCCCCTCTGGTAGTTCGTGCCACGAACAGTAATAGTTCGTGGCACGAACTTCAATCGCTACGGCGTGACCGCTTACTCCCCGAAGACCGCCGGCACGTCGTTGTTCAGCACGATCCGGCTCAGCAACTCGTCCAGCGCCCCGCGCTCGGTGTCGCTGAAGCCTGCCGGCAGCTCGTCGATGCGGCGGCACGTCTCCGTGTAGAACGTCTCCGCCAGCTCGCTGCCCCGCCGCGTGAGCGAAACCCGGATTCCGCGCGCGTCCTGGGGATCCTGTCCGCGCTGGACCAGGCCGTTGCGTTCCGTGCGGTCCACCAGGCCCGTCAGGCTCGACTTGGCCAGGCCCAACACCGCGCCCAGTTCGCCCATGCCGTACGGCCGTCCCATCAGCACGCACAGCAGTTGCCCCTGTTGGGACGTCAGGCCGTGCTCCCTGGCCGATTCCGCGTACACCGCGTTCACCAGAAACGTCGACCGCACCAGTGCGGGCACCACGCCCAACCGACCGTCATCCCTAGTCACGCCGCCACCCTACAGTTCGTGCGACGAACTTTCCCCGAAGTCGGCATATCCCGAGGGGGAGGGACGCTCCGTGCTTCCGGGTCGACGTGCGAGCGCGGCCGGGGCGCGGCGGCCGGGGTTGTCATGACACTAGCTAACTGCTTACGCTAGTGTCATGACAACGGCACGGCGGACGGACGTCGAGTTC includes these proteins:
- a CDS encoding VOC family protein gives rise to the protein METVPNFRQVVLDTTDARGLAEFYRQLLGLHYRPGDEPPAAGEPDPLGRDWLVLRNPGGAQIAFQQVDELPEATWPEGEHPQQLHLDLTVPTVEDLAAVHDNALRLGARLLLDRSKDPQEPLYVYADPSGHPFCVFVAPN
- a CDS encoding vWA domain-containing protein, whose protein sequence is MDDVPYSMRQKCLPTYLVIDASHSMTPYQDMVNRTLDRLHRKLADSPRVSEFAHMSIIAFSSSAQLVIEMTDLELIPAMPEVVCSGNTDYRAAFDLVRARIDIDVAALNARGRAVLRPAMFFLTDGQPTEPGWEAAFKKLVDPAWKRHPHVITYGFGTVQSEVLAKVATKAAFYAEEGTRQDEALTQAINSLLNSLVASSRAEEMQIPTVAEGYRTIPVEYMD
- a CDS encoding protein phosphatase 2C domain-containing protein, whose product is MFPAPTRVWWAALVIVAAVLELCYPPSLLTRLAVGMLALVAAVLGGIVLWSAREEPEPAPAPIIEPPPVPVPVEPPPPLNEQVSPRFGRGSKAQALPWLLSPHAVYPGIAADEGRLGDLTVRAASVIGPGHRCEEPVSPRQDAYRLGRDDAGQHLVVAVADGVSSSAFAELGATVAASAAVNLLRERLNRADTIAWLEVYGGIAAQMAEAAATRNLRNADVYTALVTAIIPAGPAGWDREMWVAWVGDASVWLLRDNEWIFVAGDRKRSSGGLESNVVANVLPDGPHAVATAAVRLGTGSVVAIVTDGVGDALATLPEANRYFARSWATPPSSTAFIDDVGYDAESFQDDRTAVAVWVSP
- a CDS encoding SGNH/GDSL hydrolase family protein — encoded protein: MVKRWLLASATAAALVLASGATATASSAPIYLSLGDSLSVGVQPDAQGVSRPTDQGFDRDIAHGLRLTELGCPAETTTSMINGGVCAYPGAKSQLDAAVNFLSAHKGQVALVSVVIGATDVENCATPTGIDLNCVTQGIGAIQANLPVIVDRLRAAAPRAEFVGLNLYDPFLATFLQGEAGQQLARQSVPLTQQVNGVLAAAYGRYGVPVADVETAFHTTDFTPGANGIPRNVATICQDTFMCQPPPVGPNIHPNRAGYCVMAGAVLEKLFSRR
- a CDS encoding catalase, translated to MAFEENTKPLTTAAGAPVADNQNSLTAGPRGPMLLQDLWFLEKLAHFDREVIPERRMHAKGSGAFGTFRVTGDITRYTKAALFDKIGNECEVFLRFSTVAGERGAADAERDIRGFAVRFYTPEGNWDVVGNNTPVFFFRDPLKFPDLNRAVKRDPRTNLRDPENNWGFWVNLPEALHQVTIVMSDRGIPRSYRHMHGFGSHTFSLINADGERHWVKFHFRTRQGIENLTDEEAGRVIAGDRESHQRDLYEAIERGDHPKWTLCVQVMPEADAAGYRFHPFDLTKVWSKKDYPLIEVGELTLDRNPDNYFADVEQAAFTPANLVPGISFSPDRMLQGRLFSYGDAARYRLGVNHHQIPVNHPRAAALVNTYHRDGAMRVDGNQGGVPGIEPNNFGRWAEQPAYADPPQAVGATADRFDFRADDDNYYQQPGDLFRLMTGDQQQVLFDNTARAIKGARRETIEKHIANCAKADPAYGDGVRKACEAIGAL
- a CDS encoding ketopantoate reductase family protein codes for the protein MRIAVMGTGGVGGYFGARLAAGGHDVAFIARGAQLEALRAKGLRVESPLGDLHLAEIVATDDPAELEPVDLVLFGVKLWDTEHAAEQIRPLLRPGTAVVSFQNGVVKDDILRRVLGPEHVLGGVCYIAATIAEPGVIKHANTLQRLVFGEYDGMPSARVEAFRNACADSGIDVEVSPDIERTIWEKFVFLVGLSGTTSLARTPIGPIRANPRSRAFLHDVMDEVVQVARAAGVELPADYAEDRMAFVDTVAETMTSSMHHDLERGNRLEVPWLSGDVVDRARALGVPAPANRAIADMLSVHAEGAQSAPIASHALRTPSP
- a CDS encoding DM13 domain-containing protein — protein: MRALLARRKIVVPAAVAVIVLVGVGLWAFQPWRLFTSSTINEKLADAPVAKGTFRSLAHPTSGQAEVARGADGRYVVQLRNFSTSDGPAVHVWLTDKAPDAGDSTFGRDGQLDLGALKATNGNEVYEVPAGTDVSRYKSVLVWCERFSVGFGVAGLGT
- a CDS encoding LLM class flavin-dependent oxidoreductase → MVSTDVVFGFGAHSRIDERAELLRMAQEADRAGLDLFSLSDHPYLAERLDAYATIGYVLGRTERLAGFANVTNLPTRPAPMLARAVTTLSALSDGRIVLGMGAGGLWDRIADMGVPRLSPGDAVDAFEEAITLVKALSGGGEPVSFTGRHYRVDQIEPAPVAAPPVWTGSVGAKSLAATGRVADGWLPGHAADWLSDRYRRSRPIIDEAAVKAGRDPREIRTVFNFPGRITDQPLAATRDGDGRWIGGSTEQWIEELTTAIVDHGASGFMLFSPEGGTPDALSLGRWANEIVPAVREASKQDVTAS
- a CDS encoding MarR family winged helix-turn-helix transcriptional regulator; its protein translation is MTRDDGRLGVVPALVRSTFLVNAVYAESAREHGLTSQQGQLLCVLMGRPYGMGELGAVLGLAKSSLTGLVDRTERNGLVQRGQDPQDARGIRVSLTRRGSELAETFYTETCRRIDELPAGFSDTERGALDELLSRIVLNNDVPAVFGE